One window of Curtobacterium sp. 458 genomic DNA carries:
- a CDS encoding GNAT family N-acetyltransferase: MDAARTERLRLRPWTVADAVFQRRLWEERDPRVPAHRRISADGRPTVVELEDRLRAYEHAPAPGLLVVEELGTARPLGYCGLVPNSVGVPDEPELAYEFLREHWGRGYATEAARAVVDCATSIGYGHLASTVREWNTASLRLLDRLGFVDTGEREVDPVHGDSILLRSRLR, from the coding sequence GTGGATGCAGCACGGACGGAGCGACTCCGGCTCCGCCCCTGGACGGTCGCCGACGCGGTGTTCCAGCGCCGACTCTGGGAGGAGCGCGACCCCCGGGTCCCTGCACACCGACGCATCTCCGCCGACGGCCGTCCAACCGTCGTCGAGCTGGAGGACCGACTCCGGGCGTACGAGCACGCGCCGGCTCCCGGCCTGCTCGTCGTCGAGGAGCTCGGCACCGCGAGGCCGCTCGGGTACTGCGGCCTCGTGCCCAACAGTGTCGGCGTCCCTGACGAACCCGAGCTGGCGTACGAGTTCCTCCGCGAGCACTGGGGGCGGGGCTACGCGACCGAGGCGGCGCGTGCGGTCGTCGACTGCGCGACATCGATCGGGTACGGGCATCTCGCGTCGACGGTCCGGGAGTGGAACACCGCGTCACTGCGCCTGCTCGACAGGCTCGGCTTCGTCGACACCGGCGAGCGCGAGGTCGACCCGGTGCACGGCGACTCGATCCTGCTGCGATCGCGGCTGCGCTGA
- a CDS encoding arabinofuranosidase catalytic domain-containing protein, with protein sequence MYIGSTSRSRRTVAALLGALALVTGSLFAVSAGTGSAAAATAGPCDTYASAGTSCVAAYSSTRALYSSYNGPLYQVQRASDGATTNIGLLAAGGYANAAAQDSFCSGTTCTIPKIYDQSSNHNDLTVAPAGDAGPANNPANATALPITVAGHKAYGIFMPQQVAYRISSTLAKGTARGASPESMYEVASGTNVNHGCCSDFGNVETQEKDTGKGHMDALNLSMLNGTGSAGRGPWVQADLENGVYEGRTAINTANTGNSTKFVTALLKNDGVANFALKGGDAQGGSLTKWYEGPLPTDKDGDGQGYTPMKLEGSIVLGAGGDNSNRGTQSFFEGVMTSGYSSDAADSAVQANVVAQNYQGVSTGGGPGSFITGPGGKCVDVSGDDTGGNTAVVQLWDCQALAADQHWLGNVYGAHTLSTLGRCLDADGNGTANGTHLELYDCNGVGGQQWIVQPDGSIKNPQSGRCLDDPSGNTANGTPLQLYDCNGNQAQKFVASVPIRTIGDKCVDVAGNDLQQNGQQVQVYDCQTLLTDEQTSDQQWAYNATDHTIRTLGRCLDLDGNATANGTHLELYTCNGVGGQQWVPQANGSVLNPQSGRCLDVPSGNTANQTPLQLYDCNGQAPQVFRFN encoded by the coding sequence ATGTACATCGGGTCGACCTCGAGGTCACGGCGCACCGTCGCCGCCCTCCTCGGGGCTCTCGCTCTCGTCACGGGGAGCCTGTTCGCCGTCTCGGCAGGGACCGGCAGCGCTGCTGCCGCGACCGCCGGACCGTGCGACACCTACGCCAGCGCCGGCACCTCGTGTGTCGCCGCGTACAGCTCCACCCGGGCGCTGTACTCCTCGTACAACGGGCCGCTCTACCAGGTGCAGCGCGCCTCGGACGGGGCGACCACGAACATCGGACTCCTCGCCGCGGGTGGGTACGCGAACGCTGCGGCACAGGACTCGTTCTGCTCCGGCACGACGTGCACCATCCCGAAGATCTACGACCAGTCGTCGAACCACAACGACCTCACCGTGGCCCCGGCGGGCGATGCGGGTCCGGCGAACAACCCCGCGAACGCCACCGCGCTGCCGATCACGGTGGCCGGCCACAAGGCGTACGGCATCTTCATGCCGCAGCAGGTCGCGTACCGGATCTCGAGCACGCTCGCGAAGGGGACGGCACGTGGTGCGAGCCCCGAGTCGATGTACGAGGTCGCCAGCGGCACGAACGTGAACCACGGGTGCTGTTCGGACTTCGGCAACGTCGAGACCCAGGAGAAGGACACCGGCAAGGGGCACATGGACGCCCTCAACCTCTCGATGCTCAACGGCACGGGCAGTGCCGGTCGCGGCCCGTGGGTGCAGGCCGACCTGGAGAACGGCGTCTACGAGGGCAGGACGGCGATCAACACCGCGAACACCGGCAACAGCACGAAGTTCGTCACGGCGCTGCTCAAGAACGACGGCGTCGCGAACTTCGCACTCAAGGGCGGCGACGCGCAGGGTGGTTCGCTGACGAAGTGGTACGAGGGACCGCTGCCGACCGACAAGGACGGTGACGGCCAGGGCTACACGCCGATGAAGCTCGAGGGCTCGATCGTGCTCGGTGCCGGCGGGGACAACTCGAACCGCGGCACGCAGTCGTTCTTCGAGGGCGTCATGACGTCCGGGTACTCCTCTGACGCCGCGGACAGTGCGGTGCAGGCGAACGTCGTCGCGCAGAACTACCAGGGCGTGTCCACCGGCGGGGGACCGGGGTCCTTCATCACCGGCCCGGGCGGCAAGTGCGTCGACGTGTCCGGCGACGACACCGGCGGGAACACCGCGGTCGTGCAGCTCTGGGACTGCCAGGCTCTGGCCGCCGACCAGCACTGGCTCGGGAACGTGTACGGCGCCCACACGCTGAGCACGCTCGGGCGATGCCTCGACGCCGACGGCAACGGGACAGCGAACGGCACGCACCTCGAGCTGTACGACTGCAACGGTGTGGGCGGTCAGCAGTGGATCGTGCAACCCGACGGGTCGATCAAGAACCCGCAGTCCGGTCGCTGCCTGGACGACCCGTCCGGCAACACGGCGAACGGCACGCCGCTGCAGCTCTACGACTGCAACGGGAACCAGGCGCAGAAGTTCGTGGCCTCGGTGCCGATCCGCACGATCGGTGACAAGTGCGTGGACGTCGCGGGGAACGACCTGCAGCAGAACGGGCAGCAGGTGCAGGTGTACGACTGTCAGACCCTGCTGACCGACGAGCAGACGTCCGACCAGCAGTGGGCCTACAACGCGACCGACCACACCATCCGCACGCTCGGCCGCTGCCTCGACCTCGACGGCAACGCGACGGCGAACGGCACACACCTGGAGCTGTACACCTGCAACGGTGTCGGCGGGCAGCAGTGGGTGCCCCAGGCGAACGGCTCGGTGCTCAACCCGCAGTCCGGACGGTGCCTCGACGTGCCGTCCGGCAACACCGCGAACCAGACCCCGCTGCAGCTCTACGACTGCAACGGGCAGGCGCCGCAGGTGTTCCGGTTCAACTGA
- a CDS encoding LacI family DNA-binding transcriptional regulator — translation MPKSVTLKDVAAKVGVTSAAASMALSGHERISEKTRAAVKQAADELGYVPSSAGRALRSQRADAVALIVPNSSTHVFGHLYFMHVLTGMSTAANAHDAQVIVSTNADTSTGGVAYERVMRSRTADGAIVTSAAIDDDHVQALVASGLPVVLIGNYPHLARAVSVGIDDVAATERLVDHLVSVHGRRRLLHVTGTLDHQTGLDRREGFRRAADRHGLTDVSVIEGDLSEASGAAAVEQLLAGSRDEDELPDGIVFANDDMAVGGLRVLRRAGVRVPEDVSVVGFDDFGLARVTTPGITTVRVPAEEMGRIATERLFGLVDGTRGNDTDTDQHTELPVEVVLRGSCGCDDDAGLAAP, via the coding sequence GTGCCGAAGTCCGTGACCCTCAAGGACGTGGCCGCCAAGGTCGGCGTGACCTCCGCGGCTGCGAGCATGGCACTGTCCGGCCACGAGCGCATCAGCGAGAAGACCCGGGCCGCGGTCAAGCAGGCGGCCGACGAGCTCGGCTACGTCCCCAGCTCCGCCGGCCGTGCGCTCCGCAGCCAGCGCGCCGACGCCGTCGCCCTCATCGTCCCGAACTCGTCGACGCACGTCTTCGGCCACCTGTACTTCATGCACGTCCTCACCGGGATGTCGACCGCGGCGAACGCCCACGACGCGCAGGTGATCGTCTCGACGAACGCCGACACCTCCACCGGCGGGGTCGCCTACGAGCGGGTCATGCGGTCCCGCACCGCCGACGGCGCCATCGTCACGAGTGCCGCGATCGACGACGACCACGTCCAGGCCCTCGTCGCGAGCGGGCTGCCGGTGGTCCTCATCGGCAACTACCCGCACCTGGCCCGCGCCGTCTCGGTCGGGATCGACGACGTCGCGGCGACCGAGCGGCTCGTCGACCACCTCGTCTCCGTCCACGGGCGGCGTCGACTCCTCCACGTGACCGGCACGCTCGACCACCAGACCGGGCTCGACCGCCGGGAGGGGTTCCGCCGTGCAGCGGATCGGCACGGCCTCACCGACGTGTCCGTCATCGAGGGGGACCTCTCCGAAGCCTCGGGCGCCGCCGCCGTCGAGCAGCTGCTCGCCGGATCCCGTGACGAGGACGAGCTGCCGGACGGCATCGTCTTCGCGAACGACGACATGGCCGTCGGGGGTCTGCGGGTCTTGCGCCGCGCCGGGGTTCGCGTGCCCGAGGACGTCTCGGTCGTCGGGTTCGACGACTTCGGCCTCGCCCGCGTGACGACCCCGGGGATCACGACCGTCCGCGTCCCCGCCGAGGAGATGGGCCGGATCGCGACCGAGCGGCTCTTCGGCCTCGTCGACGGGACGCGGGGCAACGACACCGACACCGACCAGCACACCGAGCTGCCGGTCGAGGTCGTCCTCCGTGGATCGTGCGGCTGCGACGACGACGCGGGCCTCGCCGCCCCCTGA
- a CDS encoding ABC transporter substrate-binding protein: MKHTRTTLAVVSGAAALALVLTGCSAGGAASSGGPVTLKVWTGFTGGDRPGYATIVKDFEKSHPKIKVDMTVQPWDTIQQKLPSAWLTGQGPDVAAVSSDPNAVAQYVKTNSVLPITMTGSGDGKINTSEFAPGTVEEFTYDGKLYGVPANFATLSLYYNKKLFSDAGIANPPTTVQEMAADAKKLTTGGKYGIALADNQTIQMWPVLQWLEGGDIVTSKGCSAVQTKASQQGLETWGDLVAKDKVSPVGLTGAEADSLFSAGKAAMEINGPWAAPGYKSAGIDLGIVKVPVGVDGTSTTLGSIAPLSISAKTKYPTQAQEFLAYWTSKTAQQKFSLQTGFPPLRTDLSDDADLKADATVSVFASQVPDSRLYLPHVTNATKVDSDAYVPMIGKITRGTSVADATKEAAQTIDGLTGCSK, from the coding sequence ATGAAGCACACACGCACGACCCTCGCGGTCGTCTCCGGGGCCGCCGCCCTCGCCCTCGTCCTCACCGGCTGCTCCGCCGGCGGCGCGGCGAGCAGTGGCGGCCCCGTCACCCTGAAGGTCTGGACCGGGTTCACCGGCGGTGACCGTCCCGGCTACGCCACGATCGTCAAGGACTTCGAGAAGTCCCACCCGAAGATCAAGGTCGACATGACCGTGCAGCCGTGGGACACGATCCAGCAGAAGCTCCCCTCGGCGTGGCTCACCGGCCAGGGCCCCGACGTGGCCGCGGTGTCGAGCGACCCGAACGCCGTCGCACAGTACGTGAAGACGAACTCGGTGCTGCCGATCACGATGACCGGCAGCGGCGACGGCAAGATCAACACCTCGGAGTTCGCACCCGGCACGGTGGAGGAGTTCACCTACGACGGCAAGCTCTACGGCGTCCCGGCCAACTTCGCGACGCTGAGCCTGTACTACAACAAGAAGCTCTTCTCCGACGCCGGCATCGCGAACCCACCGACGACCGTGCAGGAGATGGCTGCCGACGCGAAGAAGCTGACGACCGGTGGCAAGTACGGCATCGCGCTCGCCGACAACCAGACCATCCAGATGTGGCCGGTGCTCCAGTGGCTCGAGGGCGGGGACATCGTCACGAGCAAGGGGTGCAGCGCCGTCCAGACGAAGGCCTCGCAGCAGGGTCTGGAGACCTGGGGCGACCTCGTCGCGAAGGACAAGGTCAGCCCGGTCGGTCTGACCGGCGCCGAGGCCGACTCGCTGTTCTCCGCCGGCAAGGCCGCCATGGAGATCAACGGACCGTGGGCCGCACCCGGGTACAAGTCGGCGGGCATCGACCTCGGCATCGTGAAGGTCCCGGTCGGTGTGGACGGCACGTCGACGACCCTCGGCTCGATCGCTCCGCTGTCGATCTCCGCGAAGACGAAGTACCCGACGCAGGCCCAGGAGTTCCTCGCCTACTGGACGTCGAAGACCGCGCAGCAGAAGTTCTCGCTGCAGACCGGCTTCCCGCCGCTCCGCACCGACCTCTCCGACGACGCGGACCTCAAGGCCGACGCCACCGTCTCGGTGTTCGCCAGCCAGGTGCCCGACTCCCGTCTCTACCTGCCGCACGTGACGAACGCCACCAAGGTCGACTCCGACGCCTACGTCCCGATGATCGGCAAGATCACCCGCGGCACCTCCGTCGCCGACGCGACGAAGGAAGCCGCGCAGACGATCGACGGTCTGACCGGTTGCAGCAAGTGA
- a CDS encoding sugar ABC transporter permease: MTEQLTGPAPSRSTRDGAPASAARREARPARRRARRFQPAWLFMAPSLLILGVFVLFPILRSLYYSFFDWTVGAVSQQFVGFGNYVQLARDPQFWNALRVTLEYTVVSVLLLVVLGFVAALLLQRDTLLNRVVRSVFFFPTIVSLVTIGLVWKFLLDPDIGLVGGLTAVFGLPSVAWLQSTSLALPTVIFVSVWKSIGFAMILFIAGLKGVPGERYEAAELDGANRWQTVWRITLPSIRPTLLFTSMILTIQSFQVFDLVYVMTGGGPVFATDSLVNLLYRDGFVNYQTGYASAISWVLFVIIMLISLLQLRLFRYDDVD; encoded by the coding sequence GTGACCGAGCAGCTCACCGGGCCGGCCCCGTCACGCAGCACGCGTGACGGGGCCCCCGCCTCCGCGGCCCGCCGGGAGGCACGCCCCGCCCGCCGCCGAGCGCGCCGCTTCCAGCCGGCCTGGCTGTTCATGGCCCCGTCGCTGCTCATCCTCGGCGTGTTCGTCCTCTTCCCGATCCTGCGCTCGCTGTACTACTCGTTCTTCGACTGGACGGTGGGTGCCGTCTCGCAGCAGTTCGTCGGGTTCGGGAACTACGTCCAGCTCGCCCGCGACCCGCAGTTCTGGAACGCCCTGCGGGTGACGCTCGAGTACACGGTGGTGTCCGTCCTGCTGCTCGTGGTGCTCGGCTTCGTCGCCGCACTGCTCCTGCAGCGGGACACCCTCCTCAACCGGGTCGTCCGCTCGGTGTTCTTCTTCCCGACGATCGTGTCGCTCGTGACGATCGGCCTCGTCTGGAAGTTCCTCCTCGACCCGGACATCGGCCTCGTCGGCGGGCTGACCGCAGTGTTCGGCCTGCCGAGCGTCGCCTGGTTGCAGTCGACCTCGCTCGCGCTGCCGACGGTCATCTTCGTGTCGGTCTGGAAGAGCATCGGCTTCGCGATGATCCTCTTCATCGCCGGCCTCAAGGGCGTGCCGGGGGAGCGGTACGAGGCCGCCGAGCTCGACGGCGCGAACCGCTGGCAGACCGTCTGGCGGATCACCCTGCCGAGCATCCGCCCGACGCTCCTGTTCACGTCGATGATCCTGACGATCCAGTCGTTCCAGGTGTTCGACCTCGTCTACGTCATGACCGGCGGTGGCCCCGTGTTCGCGACGGACTCCCTCGTCAACCTGCTCTACCGGGACGGCTTCGTGAACTACCAGACCGGTTACGCCTCCGCCATCTCCTGGGTCCTCTTCGTCATCATCATGCTCATCTCGCTCCTGCAGCTCCGACTCTTCCGGTACGACGATGTCGACTGA
- a CDS encoding carbohydrate ABC transporter permease gives MSTDTATRRPLVAEPTRASRPSAGHRPGRHGRRSSLVVTGSVLKWVYLGIGLVFALVPFVWMVSGSFRSEADLFGHPASLFPTSITLHGYEGVWQQLPFLRLLLNSLVFTVVTTVLTLLFDSMCAYALARMRFVGRNVAFVLVIATLMVPFQVTLIPVFVELFHLGWLNTYQGLIIPRATSAFGIFLFRQFFIDIPPELDEAARIDGAGHWRIYWQVILPLAKPAIATVAVLNGMALWNDLLWPLVVSTSNDMLTLPAGLTLFGGAHVTDHAVLLAGAVISLLPIALGFFFAQKYFVAGVATSGLK, from the coding sequence ATGTCGACTGACACCGCGACCCGGCGACCGCTCGTGGCGGAGCCGACCCGTGCCTCCCGGCCGTCTGCCGGCCACCGACCGGGGCGACACGGTCGCCGGAGCAGCCTCGTCGTCACCGGCTCCGTCCTGAAGTGGGTGTACCTCGGGATCGGACTCGTGTTCGCGCTCGTCCCCTTCGTCTGGATGGTGAGCGGGAGCTTCCGGTCCGAGGCAGACCTCTTCGGACACCCTGCATCGTTGTTCCCGACGAGCATCACGCTGCACGGCTACGAGGGCGTGTGGCAGCAGTTGCCGTTCCTGCGGCTGCTGCTCAACTCACTCGTGTTCACGGTCGTGACCACCGTGCTGACGCTGCTGTTCGACTCGATGTGCGCCTACGCGCTCGCCCGGATGCGGTTCGTCGGGCGGAACGTCGCGTTCGTGCTCGTCATCGCGACGCTCATGGTGCCGTTCCAGGTGACCCTCATCCCGGTGTTCGTCGAGCTGTTCCACCTCGGGTGGCTCAACACGTACCAGGGGCTCATCATCCCCAGGGCGACGAGTGCGTTCGGGATCTTCCTGTTCCGGCAGTTCTTCATCGACATCCCGCCGGAGCTCGACGAGGCGGCGCGCATCGACGGCGCCGGGCACTGGCGCATCTACTGGCAGGTGATCCTGCCGCTGGCGAAGCCGGCGATCGCGACCGTGGCCGTGCTCAACGGGATGGCGCTGTGGAACGACCTGCTCTGGCCGCTCGTCGTGAGCACCTCGAACGACATGCTGACGCTGCCCGCCGGGCTCACGCTGTTCGGTGGTGCGCACGTCACGGACCACGCGGTGCTGCTCGCCGGGGCCGTGATCTCCCTCCTGCCCATCGCGCTCGGGTTCTTCTTCGCGCAGAAGTACTTCGTCGCGGGCGTCGCCACCTCGGGGTTGAAGTGA
- a CDS encoding family 1 glycosylhydrolase encodes MTRGTSGVERPGEAFAPGTFTWALGIEDTCVYPPARFAMAPLDEHVLTGHDEAWRGDLDTVRDLGATALRYGVDWPKVHLGPGRFDWSVLDERLPRAADGGVTVIADLVHYGTPTWLDDSFADPRYPDAIAEFAGAFADRYAGVVDHVTPLNEPITTASFAGLRGVWPPGLSGWSGWTCVVLAIATGIQRSVRAVRAANPHAVVVHVEASTLVESGDGDPETTAEAGLLELVGTVPTDLVLGRVVPGHPAHGWLLEHGATESGLRDLVDGAVAVDLLGVNYYPDLTPRRLVAGTGGTVQHTHDRWTDGLADALGRFAERYGLPMLVTETSIEGTDELRSAWVRDAADTVRVLAASGTDVRGFTWWPLFDFVDWSYAAGGRNVEEFELPDAVVVDRAASDRKTPYLRRMGLVRLEEDEGGVLHRVRTPAAERFREWATGAVAAASSVVGPAGTDGARTEDARGT; translated from the coding sequence GTGACGCGCGGCACGTCGGGCGTCGAGCGGCCGGGGGAAGCGTTCGCGCCCGGGACGTTCACCTGGGCCCTCGGCATCGAGGACACGTGCGTCTACCCACCGGCCCGCTTCGCGATGGCGCCGCTCGACGAACACGTGCTCACCGGGCACGACGAGGCCTGGCGCGGCGACCTCGACACGGTGCGCGACCTCGGCGCGACCGCCCTGCGGTACGGGGTCGACTGGCCGAAGGTGCACCTCGGCCCCGGCCGGTTCGACTGGTCCGTCCTCGACGAGCGACTTCCCCGTGCGGCCGACGGCGGTGTCACCGTCATCGCCGACCTCGTCCACTACGGCACACCGACCTGGCTCGACGACTCCTTCGCGGACCCGCGGTACCCGGACGCGATCGCGGAGTTCGCCGGTGCGTTCGCCGATCGGTACGCGGGGGTCGTCGACCACGTCACCCCGCTCAACGAGCCGATCACGACCGCGTCGTTCGCGGGGCTCCGCGGCGTCTGGCCGCCGGGGCTGTCCGGGTGGTCGGGATGGACGTGCGTGGTCCTCGCGATCGCCACGGGCATCCAGCGGAGCGTCCGCGCCGTGCGTGCGGCGAACCCCCACGCGGTGGTCGTGCACGTCGAGGCGAGCACCCTCGTCGAGTCCGGCGACGGCGATCCGGAGACGACGGCCGAAGCGGGACTGCTCGAACTGGTCGGCACCGTCCCGACCGACCTCGTGCTCGGCCGCGTCGTCCCCGGACACCCGGCGCACGGCTGGCTGCTCGAGCACGGCGCGACCGAGTCCGGGCTGCGCGACCTCGTCGACGGTGCCGTGGCGGTGGACCTCCTCGGCGTGAACTACTACCCCGACCTCACCCCTCGGCGTCTCGTCGCGGGCACCGGCGGCACGGTCCAGCACACGCACGACCGCTGGACCGACGGGCTCGCCGACGCGCTCGGCCGGTTCGCCGAGCGGTACGGACTGCCGATGCTCGTCACCGAGACCTCGATCGAGGGCACCGACGAGCTCCGGTCCGCCTGGGTCCGCGACGCCGCCGACACCGTTCGGGTGCTCGCAGCGTCCGGGACCGACGTCCGCGGCTTCACGTGGTGGCCGCTGTTCGACTTCGTGGACTGGTCGTACGCCGCCGGAGGGCGGAACGTCGAGGAGTTCGAGCTGCCCGACGCCGTCGTGGTCGACCGCGCCGCGAGCGACCGGAAGACCCCGTACCTGCGCCGGATGGGGCTCGTCCGACTCGAGGAGGACGAGGGCGGGGTGCTCCATCGCGTCCGGACCCCGGCTGCCGAGCGCTTCCGCGAGTGGGCCACCGGCGCCGTGGCGGCGGCATCGTCCGTCGTCGGCCCTGCCGGGACGGACGGCGCACGGACCGAGGATGCTCGAGGGACCTGA
- a CDS encoding amidohydrolase family protein: MRDGLIGIEEHWIHEGTDRAQRALPPDRRDDSLLLNDHGDVAQQLADTGGGRLAAMDAQGVDVQVLSLAPPGAQGLDAADAVVLSRDANDQVAATVAASPGRFRAFATLPLADPRAAAVELERAAGLGLVGVMLHGRTGDVLIDDPRYDELWTVAERLGQPVFIHPQIPPRTVRDVSYSGLGDLPDLAMATFAWGWHLEAGTAALRLMARGVLDRHPALQLVLGHWGELLLFWHDRADGLARAAGTERSITEYLRENVWITASGMLDPAMLRHALSVTSPDRLLFSTDHPFQRPSAADIDRFLAEFVDPGDRAAFASGNARRLFGITD; encoded by the coding sequence GTGCGCGACGGACTGATCGGCATCGAGGAGCACTGGATCCACGAGGGGACCGACCGCGCGCAGCGTGCGCTGCCGCCGGACCGGCGCGACGACAGCCTGCTCCTCAACGACCACGGCGACGTCGCGCAGCAGCTCGCCGACACCGGCGGCGGGCGACTCGCGGCGATGGACGCGCAGGGGGTCGACGTGCAGGTCCTGTCGCTCGCCCCGCCCGGGGCGCAGGGCCTCGACGCCGCTGATGCCGTCGTGCTGAGCCGGGATGCGAACGACCAGGTCGCGGCCACCGTCGCGGCGTCACCGGGTCGGTTCCGCGCCTTCGCCACCCTGCCGCTCGCCGATCCGCGCGCAGCCGCCGTCGAACTCGAGCGTGCCGCGGGCCTCGGCCTGGTCGGGGTGATGCTGCACGGGCGGACCGGTGACGTGCTCATCGACGACCCGCGGTACGACGAGCTCTGGACGGTCGCCGAGCGCCTCGGTCAGCCGGTGTTCATCCACCCGCAGATCCCGCCGCGCACCGTCCGGGATGTGTCCTACTCGGGCCTCGGCGACCTGCCCGACCTCGCGATGGCGACCTTCGCGTGGGGCTGGCACCTCGAGGCGGGGACGGCTGCGCTCCGGCTCATGGCCCGCGGTGTGCTCGACCGGCACCCGGCGCTCCAGCTGGTGCTCGGACACTGGGGCGAGCTGCTGCTCTTCTGGCACGACCGGGCGGACGGGTTGGCTCGCGCCGCGGGGACGGAGCGCTCGATCACGGAGTACCTGCGCGAGAACGTCTGGATCACGGCGTCGGGCATGCTCGACCCGGCGATGCTCCGGCACGCACTGAGTGTGACGAGCCCGGATCGTCTGTTGTTCTCGACCGACCACCCGTTCCAGCGGCCGAGCGCCGCGGACATCGACCGGTTCCTCGCGGAGTTCGTGGACCCGGGGGACCGGGCGGCCTTCGCGTCCGGCAACGCCCGTCGACTGTTCGGGATCACCGACTGA